One window of Botrimarina mediterranea genomic DNA carries:
- a CDS encoding DJ-1/PfpI family protein, with protein sequence MKQLLFLVGDYVEDYEVMVPFQALAMVGYDCVAVCPGKKVGDTVATAIHDFDGAQTYSEKRGHNFAINGDFDAVNVADFAGLVIPGGRAPEYLRLDERVLAIVREFAAAGKPIAGVCHAAQLLATAGVISGKRMQAYPACKPDVIAAGGVWDEPSAGLDSACVDGVLVTGPAWPAHPAWLREFVRTLGGELRP encoded by the coding sequence ATGAAGCAACTCCTTTTCCTCGTCGGCGACTACGTCGAAGACTACGAAGTCATGGTCCCGTTCCAGGCGCTGGCGATGGTCGGGTACGACTGCGTCGCGGTCTGTCCGGGGAAGAAGGTTGGCGACACGGTCGCCACCGCGATCCATGACTTCGACGGCGCGCAGACCTATAGCGAGAAGCGTGGCCACAACTTCGCGATCAACGGCGACTTCGACGCGGTGAACGTCGCCGACTTCGCCGGCCTCGTCATCCCCGGCGGCCGAGCGCCGGAGTACCTGCGGCTCGACGAGCGGGTGCTGGCGATCGTGCGTGAGTTCGCCGCCGCCGGCAAGCCGATCGCCGGAGTCTGCCACGCCGCGCAGCTGCTGGCGACCGCGGGTGTCATCTCCGGCAAACGGATGCAGGCGTACCCCGCATGCAAGCCCGACGTGATCGCCGCCGGCGGCGTGTGGGACGAGCCCTCGGCGGGCCTCGACTCGGCGTGCGTCGATGGCGTGCTGGTGACCGGCCCCGCCTGGCCCGCCCACCCCGCCTGGCTGCGCGAGTTCGTGCGAACCCTCGGCGGCGAACTGCGTCCGTAG
- a CDS encoding gamma-glutamyl-gamma-aminobutyrate hydrolase family protein: MSKPIIALNADFRVAAGDKPAVSYVPAGYYDALIEAGALPVILPPVESQEDLDQVLRMVDGVLLVGGADLDPRRDGWMLHPAVRPLAPRRETFDRMLARTVCERRMPVFGIGLGMQLLNVTMGGNLFLHLPEDLPEALPHHDILDPAHRHTLELAAGSIMDRVYGDGELRVNSRHHMAIDELADCFTVTAKCPDGVIEAIESNMEDWFAMGTQFHPEAETASALDLRIFEEFLTGVKETTEPMRLVA; the protein is encoded by the coding sequence ATGTCGAAGCCGATTATCGCGTTGAACGCAGATTTCCGAGTCGCCGCCGGGGACAAGCCGGCCGTTTCCTACGTGCCCGCTGGGTACTACGACGCTCTGATCGAAGCCGGCGCTCTGCCGGTGATCCTGCCCCCGGTCGAATCACAAGAAGACCTCGACCAGGTCCTGCGGATGGTGGACGGCGTGCTGCTCGTTGGCGGCGCCGACCTCGACCCGCGTCGCGACGGTTGGATGCTCCACCCGGCCGTGCGTCCGCTCGCCCCGCGCCGTGAGACGTTCGACCGCATGCTCGCCCGCACCGTGTGCGAACGCCGCATGCCCGTCTTCGGCATCGGGCTGGGCATGCAGCTGCTGAACGTCACGATGGGCGGCAACCTCTTCCTGCACCTGCCGGAAGACCTCCCCGAGGCGCTGCCGCACCACGACATCCTCGACCCGGCGCACCGACACACGCTAGAGCTCGCCGCCGGTTCGATCATGGACCGCGTTTACGGCGACGGGGAACTCCGCGTCAACAGCCGGCATCACATGGCCATCGACGAGCTCGCCGATTGCTTCACAGTGACGGCGAAGTGCCCGGACGGCGTCATCGAAGCGATCGAATCCAACATGGAAGACTGGTTTGCGATGGGCACGCAGTTCCACCCCGAGGCCGAGACCGCTTCGGCGCTCGACCTGCGGATCTTCGAGGAGTTCCTCACCGGCGTGAAGGAAACCACCGAGCCGATGCGGCTGGTGGCCTGA
- a CDS encoding 3-oxoacyl-ACP synthase III: protein MWFDRVFVEAVTHILPEEVVTSDAIEERLAPLYDRLRLPPGRLELMSGIRERRFFPPGTKPGDISCRVGELAIEQSGVPREAFGACLHGSVCRDCLEPATACRVHHALGLPHGCIVQDVSNACLGILSGALQIATMIELGMIEAGIVVGTECGRQLVDNTIDKLNADTSLTRDSVKNSFASLTIGSASAAMVLCHQRLSRTGARLRASTVYADTTHHDLCQSEGLAEVMQTDSERLMRAGVAAGAANFERLLDAAGWTRERIDRTFCHQVGAAHRKMMLGELGLPLERDYSTVDWLGNTGSAALPSALSLGLEAGAVNRGDRVALLGIGSGVNCLMMAVEYC from the coding sequence GTGTGGTTCGATCGGGTCTTTGTCGAGGCGGTCACGCACATCCTCCCCGAAGAGGTTGTTACCTCCGACGCGATCGAGGAGCGGCTCGCCCCGCTCTACGACCGACTGCGGCTCCCGCCGGGCCGCCTCGAGCTGATGTCGGGCATCCGTGAACGGCGGTTCTTCCCGCCCGGCACGAAGCCCGGCGACATCAGCTGCCGTGTCGGCGAGCTGGCGATCGAACAGAGCGGCGTGCCGCGCGAGGCGTTCGGCGCGTGCCTCCACGGGTCGGTGTGCCGCGACTGCCTCGAACCCGCCACCGCCTGTCGCGTCCATCACGCCCTCGGGCTGCCCCACGGGTGCATCGTCCAGGACGTGTCGAACGCCTGCCTGGGCATCCTCTCGGGCGCCCTGCAGATCGCGACGATGATCGAGCTGGGCATGATCGAAGCCGGCATCGTCGTCGGCACGGAGTGCGGCCGGCAGCTGGTGGACAACACCATCGACAAGCTCAACGCCGACACGTCGTTGACGCGCGACTCGGTCAAGAACTCGTTCGCGTCGTTGACGATCGGCTCGGCCAGCGCCGCGATGGTGCTTTGCCACCAGCGGTTGAGCCGGACCGGCGCCCGGCTGCGTGCGTCGACGGTCTACGCCGACACCACGCACCACGACCTCTGCCAGAGCGAGGGCCTCGCCGAGGTCATGCAGACCGACAGCGAACGCCTGATGCGCGCCGGCGTCGCCGCCGGCGCGGCGAACTTCGAGCGGCTGCTCGACGCCGCCGGCTGGACGCGCGAACGAATCGACCGAACATTCTGCCATCAGGTCGGCGCCGCGCACCGCAAGATGATGCTCGGCGAACTGGGCCTGCCGCTGGAGCGTGATTACTCGACCGTCGATTGGCTGGGCAACACCGGCTCGGCGGCGCTGCCCAGCGCCTTGTCGCTGGGCCTAGAAGCCGGCGCGGTGAATCGTGGCGACCGCGTCGCGCTGCTGGGCATCGGCTCGGGCGTCAATTGCCTGATGATGGCGGTGGAGTATTGCTAG
- a CDS encoding serine/threonine-protein kinase — MSQDASEKLIDLVKRSDLVTPKKLDAFLEKSAQEPGGIPVEQEKVADMLVADGLLTRWQADKLLAGKHRGFRLGKYKLLGQIGKGGMSHVYLAEHVLMERRVAIKVLPRQRVKDRSYLSRFQLEARAAARLDDPNIVRVFDIDNEGDTHYIVMEYVDGRDLHQTVSQNGPLPFVTAVRYVTQVATGLQHAHEMGLVHRDIKPANCLLDQHGTVKLLDMGLAKLNDDETSLTLANDENVLGTADYLAPEQALNSHAADARADIYSLGCTLYFLLVGRPPFPDGTISERLLKHQVEEPESLLKLRPDTPLSLVDLCARMMAKKPDDRPQTAGDVARLMNDWLAERGESTVGMGSSGSGVRVGEGLGSGVGSGILSRYSQTPPPGALSKPGSGSGRVPPAASETAKLYSTPSVDTDEDIGLAPLDEEEKGPAARQAKKASASSGVLSDESNSKLGSKANVASKSGKASSAKSVAKPDRGSSKVTSSSDRVTEETEAASLSSPSRPIKPKSIFDEEYAAATEDDPIKRRAQRAAQTEYDPLHPPGYVNPYTRTPAWVWVVGAMFLVAVISIVAWVHNS, encoded by the coding sequence ATGTCTCAGGACGCCTCCGAAAAGCTGATCGACCTGGTCAAACGGAGCGACCTCGTAACTCCGAAGAAGCTCGATGCGTTCTTAGAGAAGAGCGCGCAGGAGCCCGGCGGGATTCCCGTCGAGCAGGAGAAGGTCGCCGACATGCTCGTCGCCGACGGGCTGTTGACGCGTTGGCAAGCCGACAAGCTGCTCGCCGGCAAGCACCGCGGGTTTCGACTCGGCAAGTACAAGTTGCTCGGCCAGATCGGTAAGGGCGGCATGAGCCACGTCTATCTCGCCGAGCACGTGCTCATGGAACGGCGGGTGGCGATCAAGGTCTTGCCGCGGCAGCGGGTGAAGGACCGCTCGTACCTGTCGCGGTTCCAGCTCGAAGCCCGCGCGGCGGCCCGGCTCGACGACCCCAACATTGTCCGCGTCTTTGACATCGATAACGAAGGAGACACCCACTACATCGTCATGGAGTACGTCGATGGACGCGATCTCCATCAGACGGTGAGTCAGAACGGCCCGCTGCCGTTCGTCACCGCGGTGCGGTACGTCACGCAGGTCGCGACCGGTCTTCAGCACGCCCACGAGATGGGCCTCGTGCACCGCGACATCAAGCCGGCCAACTGCCTGCTCGACCAGCACGGTACGGTCAAGCTGCTCGATATGGGCCTGGCGAAGCTCAACGACGACGAGACGTCGCTCACGCTCGCCAACGACGAGAACGTCCTCGGCACGGCCGACTACCTCGCGCCCGAGCAGGCCCTCAACAGCCACGCCGCCGACGCGCGGGCGGACATCTACAGCCTCGGCTGTACGCTCTATTTCCTGCTGGTGGGCCGCCCGCCGTTCCCCGACGGGACGATCTCCGAGCGGCTCCTCAAACACCAAGTCGAAGAGCCCGAAAGCCTGCTGAAGCTGCGGCCCGACACGCCGCTCTCGTTGGTGGACCTCTGCGCGCGGATGATGGCGAAGAAGCCGGACGATCGTCCGCAGACCGCCGGGGACGTGGCTCGACTGATGAACGATTGGCTCGCCGAACGCGGCGAATCGACCGTCGGCATGGGATCCAGCGGCAGCGGTGTCCGGGTCGGTGAAGGGCTCGGCAGTGGCGTCGGCAGCGGCATCCTCAGCCGCTACTCACAAACGCCCCCGCCTGGCGCGCTGTCCAAACCGGGCAGCGGGAGTGGCCGCGTCCCTCCTGCCGCCAGCGAAACGGCCAAGCTCTACTCGACGCCCTCCGTCGATACCGATGAGGACATCGGCCTCGCTCCCCTGGACGAAGAAGAAAAGGGCCCCGCCGCGCGCCAAGCCAAGAAGGCTTCCGCGTCGTCGGGCGTCCTCTCGGACGAGAGCAACTCGAAGCTCGGATCGAAAGCAAACGTCGCCAGCAAGTCGGGCAAGGCCTCGTCAGCGAAGTCTGTCGCGAAGCCTGATCGGGGCTCGTCCAAGGTGACGAGCTCAAGCGATAGGGTCACCGAAGAGACCGAAGCCGCGTCGCTCAGCTCGCCCTCGAGGCCGATCAAGCCGAAGTCGATCTTCGACGAAGAGTACGCCGCCGCGACCGAGGACGACCCAATCAAACGTCGCGCGCAACGCGCCGCACAGACAGAGTACGACCCGCTCCACCCGCCGGGGTACGTGAACCCCTATACCAGGACGCCGGCTTGGGTGTGGGTCGTTGGCGCGATGTTCTTGGTGGCGGTGATCAGCATCGTGGCGTGGGTCCACAACAGTTGA